A DNA window from Candidatus Deferrimicrobiaceae bacterium contains the following coding sequences:
- a CDS encoding multiheme c-type cytochrome: protein MRKGKYKLQSCLAVPLLITVLLFPALASAGGKTAPPSYGGVDHTRKFSVYNGPSTCLGCHTTSKMGSNLATDVYNSAHFQFRTFSTFIDMPGGGAHGMVDRACGLPGSTMMANNYAYIAVGPTGYTQEDGCGKCHIAYKLPIMYPTADSAIPDIDCLRCHAEYYGAEWDNAVVIATYGANTEAHVRKVVPLPDNSGLTWSQDRSLKTAGSVGNLPKTKYCLRCHEHGYTGYKRATPFEPEYDAHAKAAVNCSQCHQMQQHKIARGNFVTDMVANDLPNVDLSCASATCHGTVPHTLTNAADLNKHTTNVRCEACHMPVLPADNNIAARAWAPFTMNPVTGAWDITPATTTGTQYPGLWDAYVELYDHRDTTFKYSQILDNVPAIRWFDGKASMLAQPSGAYGARKSVGGCSMLFALKPFISGMLFDGGWLANAKDNVTGTRMYSMKWFYEKNWKIFQSMNFNDPQYADAAAYWVARPDMAAMLDNFPMMLMFDRKIYLSEAGTVVGTPIPGPQTGATYPGIKKAIDSGMAAMGAAWSGESFFGMWVPPNMVDPADPGKGADPRFPVGSFITPSHAIKGGAEMGEPCYTCHMTDDEYAGRVPVGPKRVDFGYLGYPDKDGNGRVDPKHGDIEAPVVTPGLGNIAMTFTSTRKNQTLTTVVTAVNSTTQAVLPNVTVTGSLTIPGTATPVAFSGTTGNAGTVSFPYTKTSLPTGTYVFKVTQLTYNGTTYPQNCSKSIVK from the coding sequence ATGCGTAAAGGCAAGTACAAGCTCCAGTCGTGCCTCGCCGTACCGCTCCTGATCACCGTTCTGCTGTTCCCGGCCCTGGCATCGGCCGGGGGGAAGACGGCCCCGCCCAGTTACGGGGGAGTCGATCACACGAGGAAGTTCTCCGTGTACAACGGCCCCTCGACCTGCCTCGGTTGCCACACCACGTCGAAGATGGGCTCCAACCTCGCTACAGACGTCTACAACTCGGCCCACTTCCAGTTCCGCACCTTCAGCACGTTCATCGACATGCCCGGCGGGGGTGCCCACGGGATGGTCGACCGCGCCTGCGGCCTGCCCGGCAGCACGATGATGGCGAACAACTATGCCTACATTGCCGTCGGCCCGACCGGCTACACGCAGGAAGACGGCTGCGGCAAGTGCCACATCGCCTACAAGCTTCCTATCATGTACCCGACGGCCGACAGCGCCATTCCCGACATCGACTGCCTACGCTGCCACGCCGAATACTACGGCGCCGAGTGGGACAACGCCGTTGTCATCGCCACCTACGGCGCCAACACAGAAGCGCACGTCCGGAAGGTTGTCCCGCTGCCCGACAATTCAGGCCTCACCTGGTCGCAGGACCGCAGCCTCAAGACCGCCGGGTCGGTCGGCAACCTGCCGAAGACCAAGTACTGCCTGCGCTGCCACGAGCACGGCTACACCGGCTACAAACGCGCCACGCCGTTCGAACCCGAGTATGACGCCCATGCCAAGGCCGCCGTCAACTGCAGCCAGTGCCACCAAATGCAGCAGCACAAGATCGCCCGCGGCAACTTCGTCACCGACATGGTGGCCAACGACCTGCCCAACGTCGACCTCTCCTGCGCTTCGGCGACGTGCCACGGCACGGTGCCCCACACGCTGACCAACGCCGCGGATCTCAACAAGCACACCACCAACGTCCGTTGCGAGGCGTGCCACATGCCGGTCCTGCCGGCCGACAACAACATCGCCGCCCGCGCTTGGGCGCCGTTTACCATGAACCCGGTGACGGGCGCCTGGGACATCACCCCGGCCACCACGACCGGCACCCAGTACCCCGGCCTGTGGGATGCCTACGTAGAGCTTTACGATCATCGCGACACGACCTTCAAATACTCCCAGATCCTCGACAACGTGCCGGCGATCCGCTGGTTCGACGGAAAAGCGTCCATGCTGGCGCAGCCTTCCGGCGCGTACGGCGCCCGGAAGAGCGTCGGCGGCTGCTCCATGCTCTTCGCCCTCAAGCCGTTCATCAGCGGCATGCTGTTCGACGGCGGCTGGCTCGCAAACGCGAAAGACAACGTCACCGGCACGCGCATGTACTCGATGAAGTGGTTCTACGAGAAAAACTGGAAGATATTCCAGAGCATGAACTTCAACGACCCGCAGTACGCCGATGCGGCAGCCTACTGGGTCGCGCGCCCGGACATGGCGGCCATGCTCGACAACTTCCCGATGATGCTGATGTTCGACCGGAAGATCTACCTGTCCGAGGCCGGCACCGTCGTCGGCACCCCGATTCCCGGCCCGCAGACCGGCGCCACTTACCCCGGCATCAAAAAGGCCATCGACTCCGGGATGGCGGCAATGGGCGCGGCATGGTCCGGGGAAAGCTTCTTCGGAATGTGGGTGCCTCCCAACATGGTGGACCCGGCAGATCCGGGCAAGGGCGCCGACCCGCGCTTTCCTGTCGGTTCCTTCATCACTCCGAGCCACGCCATCAAGGGCGGAGCGGAAATGGGCGAGCCGTGCTACACCTGCCACATGACGGATGACGAGTACGCGGGCCGAGTTCCCGTCGGACCGAAGCGGGTCGACTTCGGCTACCTCGGCTATCCCGACAAGGACGGCAACGGTCGCGTCGATCCCAAGCACGGCGACATCGAGGCGCCGGTGGTCACGCCGGGCCTCGGCAATATCGCCATGACGTTCACGAGCACGCGGAAAAACCAGACGCTCACGACCGTCGTGACGGCCGTGAACTCGACCACGCAGGCAGTACTTCCAAACGTGACCGTCACCGGGTCGCTGACAATCCCGGGTACCGCCACTCCGGTGGCCTTCTCCGGCACGACCGGCAACGCCGGAACCGTCTCGTTCCCGTACACGAAGACGTCGCTGCCCACGGGCACCTACGTCTTCAAGGTCACGCAGTTGACGTACAACGGCACGACCTATCCCCAGAACTGCAGCAAGAGCATCGTGAAATAA
- the gap gene encoding type I glyceraldehyde-3-phosphate dehydrogenase produces the protein MALKMAINGFGRIGRNLFRAACIDPSIDIVAINDLTDAKTLAHLLKYDSVHGRFQGTVTPADGAIVVNGKTIKVFALRDPAELPWSALGVDVVIESTGHFVDRAGAGKHIAAGAKRVIISAPAKDPDATFVMGVNEKSFDPSKHFILSNASCTTNCLAPVAKVLLDSFGIESGLMTTVHSYTNDQVILDFPHKDLRRARAAAMSMIPTTTGAAKAVALVLPELKGKLDGGAIRVPTPNVSVVDLTVILSKDATADAVNAAMKAAAEGPLKGILDYVDEPLVSTDFNHTSVSSSFDALSTKVIGGKLLKILSWYDNEWGYSCRLLDLARYTASKS, from the coding sequence ATGGCTCTCAAAATGGCAATCAACGGCTTCGGCCGCATCGGGCGCAACCTGTTCCGCGCGGCGTGCATCGATCCTTCGATCGACATCGTCGCCATCAACGACCTGACCGATGCCAAAACGCTGGCGCACCTCCTGAAATACGATTCCGTCCACGGCCGCTTCCAGGGCACGGTGACGCCCGCCGACGGCGCGATCGTCGTCAACGGCAAGACCATCAAGGTGTTCGCCCTCCGCGACCCGGCCGAGCTCCCCTGGAGCGCGCTGGGCGTCGACGTCGTCATCGAGTCCACCGGCCATTTCGTCGACCGGGCCGGCGCGGGCAAGCACATCGCGGCGGGCGCCAAGCGGGTCATCATCTCGGCCCCGGCCAAAGATCCCGACGCCACCTTCGTCATGGGCGTCAACGAGAAGTCGTTCGACCCGTCGAAGCACTTCATCCTGTCCAACGCTTCCTGCACCACCAACTGCCTCGCGCCGGTGGCCAAGGTGCTGCTCGATTCGTTCGGCATCGAGAGCGGGCTGATGACCACGGTCCACTCCTACACCAACGACCAGGTGATCCTCGACTTCCCGCACAAGGACCTGCGCCGGGCGCGTGCGGCCGCCATGTCGATGATCCCGACCACGACGGGCGCCGCCAAGGCGGTCGCCCTGGTCCTCCCCGAACTCAAGGGCAAGCTCGACGGCGGCGCCATCCGCGTCCCGACCCCCAACGTCTCGGTGGTCGACCTGACCGTCATCCTGTCGAAGGACGCCACTGCCGATGCGGTCAACGCAGCCATGAAGGCAGCGGCCGAGGGGCCGCTCAAGGGAATCCTCGACTACGTCGACGAGCCGCTCGTCTCCACCGACTTCAACCACACGTCGGTTTCCTCCTCGTTCGACGCGCTGTCCACCAAGGTGATCGGCGGGAAGCTGCTGAAGATCCTCTCCTGGTACGACAACGAGTGGGGCTACTCCTGCCGCCTGCTCGACCTCGCGAGATACACCGCGTCGAAGAGCTAG
- a CDS encoding LEA type 2 family protein: MAKSVVLLWILLLVILPATGCRQMVKQVFETPKVELVDVTLDSDPTKNPLSAWRFMVTLKVDNPNPYALNAARIAYSGMIGNEVVAEGENAEDIHIASSGVTTVRVPISLKPGAFEAAARQVLTKKSLSWGFDGSVGLRTPIGSVIRIPFSKTGSYDLFYILKRMGIGLN, encoded by the coding sequence ATGGCCAAATCAGTAGTCCTCCTGTGGATCCTGCTGCTCGTCATCCTGCCGGCAACGGGCTGCCGCCAGATGGTGAAGCAAGTGTTCGAGACGCCCAAGGTCGAGCTGGTCGACGTCACGCTCGACTCCGACCCCACGAAGAATCCCCTGTCGGCTTGGCGCTTCATGGTCACGCTGAAGGTCGACAACCCCAATCCCTACGCGCTCAACGCCGCGCGCATCGCTTATTCCGGCATGATCGGCAACGAGGTGGTGGCCGAGGGGGAGAATGCCGAGGACATCCATATCGCCTCGTCCGGCGTCACGACCGTCCGGGTGCCCATCTCGCTGAAGCCCGGAGCGTTCGAGGCGGCTGCGCGGCAGGTACTCACGAAGAAATCGCTCTCGTGGGGATTCGACGGCTCGGTCGGGCTGCGTACGCCGATCGGGAGCGTGATCCGCATCCCCTTCTCGAAAACCGGCAGCTACGACCTGTTCTACATCCTGAAGCGGATGGGGATCGGCCTAAATTGA
- the tpiA gene encoding triose-phosphate isomerase, whose translation MRTPVIAGNWKMYKTAAEAVAFVRAFLPMIVDAAGVEVVLAPTFTSLSTVAALTSGTRIAVAAQNLHFEAEGAFTGEVSAKMLREAGATHAIIGHSERRQYFAETDASVNRKVKTALAAPLTPILCLGETLAEREGGQTFEVVERQLYGGLDGIPASEASRIIVAYEPVWAIGTGRTATPEQAQEVHARLRTLLSGLWGAEAAASVRIIYGGSVNPGNIRALMSQPDIDGGLVGGASLKPDSFADIVKFI comes from the coding sequence TTGCGCACGCCCGTCATCGCCGGCAACTGGAAGATGTACAAGACTGCGGCCGAGGCCGTGGCCTTCGTCCGCGCCTTCCTGCCGATGATCGTCGATGCCGCCGGCGTCGAGGTCGTCCTCGCGCCGACGTTCACCTCGCTGTCCACCGTCGCCGCGCTGACGTCCGGCACGCGCATCGCCGTCGCGGCCCAGAATCTCCACTTCGAGGCCGAGGGTGCGTTCACCGGCGAGGTGTCCGCGAAGATGCTCCGCGAGGCTGGCGCCACTCACGCCATCATCGGCCACTCCGAGCGGCGCCAGTACTTCGCCGAGACCGACGCCTCGGTCAACCGCAAGGTCAAGACGGCGCTCGCCGCCCCGCTCACCCCCATCCTGTGCCTCGGCGAGACGCTGGCCGAGCGCGAGGGTGGCCAGACGTTTGAAGTCGTCGAGCGGCAGCTTTACGGCGGGCTCGACGGCATTCCCGCCTCCGAAGCTTCCCGCATCATCGTCGCCTACGAACCGGTGTGGGCCATCGGCACCGGCCGGACCGCGACCCCCGAGCAGGCCCAGGAAGTGCATGCCCGGCTCCGCACCCTGCTTTCCGGGTTGTGGGGCGCCGAAGCCGCGGCATCCGTCCGCATCATTTACGGCGGCTCGGTCAATCCCGGCAACATCCGGGCGCTCATGTCGCAGCCCGACATCGACGGCGGCCTGGTCGGAGGCGCCAGCCTCAAACCCGATTCGTTCGCAGACATCGTGAAGTTCATATAA
- a CDS encoding FAD-dependent oxidoreductase, which translates to MAIRMSDIRVPLDFSEKALASRFLTIISVPMHELTRFSIVRRGFDARGKGGVRRVYAVECELASEALEARVCAAVPAARRFEPEPDPFPARSVPPPAVRPVVVGAGPAGLFAALTLARFGARPLLLERGRAVGQRSRDVSAFWSSGALDPESNVQFGEGGAGTFSDGKLTTRIGDPLVGHVLDTFEDMAGLPGLSIDAKPHVGTDRLLRFCGKMRAELSELGAEIRFGARVDDLLADGGRVRAVRLASGEEIPCEALVLAVGHSARDTLRMLHGHGIAMAAKPFAVGFRVEHKQPLIDRIQYGDSAGHPALPPADYRLAATAPSGRSVYSFCMCPGGRVIAASSEAGGLPINGMSANRRDSGFANSGIVASVGPEDFGVDGGALAGLAFQERIEQAAFRAGGGGYGIPAANLMAFIHGRDIPLTRTGAQAASVVPSDLRGILPAPIEDDLRAGLRKFGQSVRGFATEGATLYAVESRTSAPVRFARENYESITIKGLYPVGEGAGHAGGIVSSAVDGIRAALRILETLSNK; encoded by the coding sequence TTGGCCATTCGCATGTCTGACATCCGGGTACCGCTGGATTTTTCGGAAAAGGCGCTGGCGTCGCGCTTCCTCACGATTATAAGCGTTCCCATGCACGAGTTGACGCGATTTTCCATCGTCCGCCGCGGATTCGACGCGCGCGGGAAAGGGGGCGTGCGCCGCGTCTACGCGGTCGAGTGCGAGCTGGCCTCCGAGGCGCTCGAGGCGCGGGTGTGCGCCGCGGTTCCCGCCGCCCGCCGGTTCGAGCCTGAGCCCGACCCGTTCCCCGCCCGGTCCGTACCGCCGCCGGCCGTCCGGCCCGTGGTCGTCGGCGCCGGCCCCGCCGGCCTTTTTGCGGCGCTGACGCTCGCCCGGTTCGGGGCGCGTCCGCTGCTGCTCGAGCGGGGGCGCGCCGTCGGGCAGCGCTCGCGCGACGTCAGCGCCTTCTGGTCCTCCGGGGCGCTCGATCCCGAGAGCAACGTCCAGTTCGGCGAGGGGGGAGCGGGGACCTTCTCGGACGGGAAGCTGACCACGCGCATCGGTGATCCGCTGGTCGGGCACGTCCTCGACACGTTCGAGGACATGGCCGGGTTGCCCGGGTTGTCGATCGACGCGAAGCCGCACGTGGGCACCGACCGGCTGCTCCGCTTCTGCGGAAAGATGCGCGCCGAGCTTTCGGAGCTGGGCGCCGAGATCCGTTTCGGGGCGCGGGTCGACGACCTGCTGGCGGACGGCGGGCGGGTGCGCGCGGTCCGTCTCGCCTCGGGGGAGGAGATCCCGTGCGAGGCGCTCGTGCTGGCGGTAGGCCATTCGGCGCGCGACACCCTCCGGATGCTGCACGGGCATGGCATCGCGATGGCCGCCAAGCCCTTCGCGGTGGGATTCCGGGTCGAGCACAAGCAGCCGCTGATCGACCGGATCCAGTACGGCGATTCCGCGGGGCACCCGGCGCTCCCGCCGGCGGACTACCGGCTGGCCGCCACCGCCCCATCGGGCCGCAGCGTCTACTCGTTCTGCATGTGTCCGGGCGGCCGGGTGATCGCGGCGTCCTCGGAAGCGGGGGGGCTGCCGATCAACGGGATGAGCGCGAACCGACGCGATTCCGGGTTCGCCAACAGCGGCATCGTGGCCTCGGTCGGCCCCGAGGATTTCGGCGTCGACGGGGGGGCGCTTGCGGGCCTCGCATTCCAGGAACGGATCGAACAGGCGGCTTTCCGGGCGGGCGGCGGGGGCTACGGCATCCCGGCAGCCAACCTGATGGCGTTCATCCATGGGCGCGACATCCCCCTGACGCGCACGGGCGCGCAGGCGGCATCCGTCGTGCCCTCCGATCTGCGCGGCATCCTCCCGGCGCCGATCGAGGACGACCTGCGCGCCGGCCTCCGGAAATTCGGCCAGTCGGTGCGCGGCTTCGCCACGGAAGGGGCCACGCTCTACGCCGTCGAGTCGCGCACGTCCGCCCCGGTCCGGTTTGCGCGGGAAAATTACGAGTCGATCACGATCAAAGGGTTGTATCCTGTAGGGGAAGGCGCCGGACACGCGGGGGGCATCGTTTCGTCGGCCGTCGACGGGATCCGCGCCGCGCTTCGCATCCTCGAAACACTCTCAAACAAATAA
- a CDS encoding OB-fold nucleic acid binding domain-containing protein yields MALKEKYVKDIKEGEYVKDLFLVGNKALLSSSNGKPYMSLTLRDRTGQLECRVWDRADEISKRFERDDIVEASGMAIVYQGRMQMKVNDVRKADLEKVDLGEFLPVTRQGIEPLWTKLQELVAGVTDPDLSTLLRAVFPDPPETDMARRFRQAPGGKTMHHDYIGGLMEHTVSAATICRFLTGHYEGLNGDLLVAGALLHDIGKVEELSYAGAFDYTDEGRLLGHLYMGAEWVSRQCDAIPGFPQDKRILLKHMILSHHGELEYGSPKRPKTLEAILLHYVENMDAKAAAFSDAMEEMREGARWTDYQRMFERYLFSGKFE; encoded by the coding sequence ATGGCATTGAAGGAGAAGTACGTCAAGGACATCAAGGAAGGCGAATACGTCAAGGACCTGTTCCTGGTCGGGAACAAGGCGCTGTTGTCCAGCAGCAACGGGAAACCGTACATGAGCCTGACGCTGCGCGACCGGACGGGACAGCTCGAGTGCCGCGTGTGGGACCGCGCCGACGAGATCTCGAAGCGCTTCGAGCGCGACGACATCGTCGAGGCGTCCGGCATGGCGATCGTCTACCAGGGGCGCATGCAGATGAAGGTGAACGACGTCCGCAAGGCCGACCTCGAGAAGGTCGACCTGGGCGAATTCCTCCCGGTGACGCGGCAGGGGATCGAGCCGTTGTGGACGAAGCTCCAGGAGCTGGTCGCGGGCGTCACGGACCCGGACCTGTCGACGCTGCTCCGTGCGGTTTTCCCCGATCCGCCCGAGACCGACATGGCGCGCCGCTTCCGGCAGGCGCCCGGCGGGAAGACGATGCACCACGACTATATCGGCGGGCTGATGGAGCACACGGTCTCGGCGGCGACGATCTGCCGCTTCCTCACCGGCCACTACGAGGGGTTGAACGGCGACCTGCTCGTCGCGGGCGCGCTGCTCCACGACATCGGCAAGGTCGAGGAGCTCTCGTACGCGGGCGCGTTCGACTACACCGACGAGGGGCGGCTGCTCGGGCACCTCTACATGGGCGCCGAGTGGGTTTCCCGGCAGTGCGACGCCATCCCCGGGTTCCCCCAGGACAAGCGGATCCTCCTCAAGCACATGATCCTCTCCCACCACGGCGAGCTGGAATACGGCTCGCCCAAGCGGCCCAAGACGCTCGAGGCGATCCTGCTCCACTACGTCGAGAACATGGACGCGAAGGCTGCGGCCTTCTCCGACGCGATGGAAGAGATGCGCGAGGGCGCCCGCTGGACCGACTACCAGCGGATGTTCGAGCGGTACCTGTTCTCCGGAAAGTTCGAATAG
- a CDS encoding ATP-binding protein, with protein MTGVSVEQLKARLGVFVGLILAGVVAVSSWTVVTERLDTIDRAERRASGYARALAEHSESAFAESDRLLRDLLREIRREGGADRINPRTLFQEMGAEAAGASQVGVIFLADRHGVMFSNSGEYPPKPVNVGDRDYFRHYVDTPGADLTLGKPVMSRLVGRWRFNLMRPLNAPGAPFDGLAAVAFEVDYFKKFFDADSLGPHGRVILVRNDGAPLVFTPYVDNAYQRNFRDSMFFRALPPGVLSGTYRVARGLSDNSARIVSWQRVARFPVVAMISLAEEDVLAPWRKRALTQGALTIGLCLVILLLTRIMFQHLDRLREAQATLAEQQERQHRLEEQLRHIQKIEAVGQLAGGVAHDFNNLLTPIIVSAELARSAISPGDPLNGRMEGILSAAHKAKDLTQKLLSVARRQMLSMAPIDLNRVVSDLREILRRTIREEIEIDMRLSPGTASILGDQGQIEQILLNLAVNAQDAIAGHGRIAIETGRVTIDDALAERNPGMRTGPHVFLSFSDTGCGMEADVVAHVFEPFFTTKAVGQGTGLGLATVYGIVKQHEGYVRVDSRLGEGTTFVIYFPACSAEEDRRPAAAAQNEPPKALPGNCEVLVVEDNEMVRALIVGMLGTFGYKVTETGSPRDAIRIAGETGRKIDLLISDMIMPEMNGRQVYDLIRATRPSLPALFISGYTQDASIPDAQLGRGVRFLKKPFTVGDFLENVRASLEGR; from the coding sequence ATGACGGGGGTAAGTGTCGAACAGCTCAAGGCGCGTCTCGGCGTCTTCGTCGGGCTGATCCTCGCCGGCGTCGTCGCGGTGTCGTCCTGGACCGTCGTCACCGAGCGGCTGGACACGATCGACCGGGCCGAACGACGGGCGTCCGGTTATGCCCGGGCGCTGGCGGAGCACAGCGAGAGTGCGTTCGCCGAGTCCGACCGGCTGCTGCGCGACCTGCTGCGGGAGATCCGCCGGGAGGGCGGCGCGGACCGGATAAACCCGCGGACGCTGTTTCAGGAGATGGGGGCCGAGGCCGCCGGCGCGTCCCAGGTGGGCGTCATATTTCTTGCCGACCGGCATGGGGTGATGTTCTCCAACTCGGGCGAATATCCCCCGAAGCCGGTCAACGTCGGGGATCGGGACTACTTCCGCCATTACGTCGATACCCCGGGCGCCGACCTGACGCTCGGGAAGCCGGTGATGAGCCGGCTGGTCGGGCGGTGGCGTTTCAACCTGATGCGGCCGCTCAACGCGCCCGGGGCGCCGTTCGACGGCCTGGCCGCGGTCGCCTTCGAAGTCGACTATTTCAAGAAGTTCTTCGACGCCGACAGTCTCGGGCCGCACGGGCGCGTGATTCTCGTCCGCAACGACGGCGCGCCGCTGGTCTTCACGCCCTACGTCGACAACGCGTACCAGCGGAATTTCCGCGACTCGATGTTTTTCCGGGCGTTGCCGCCGGGAGTTCTTAGCGGTACCTACCGGGTGGCCCGAGGCCTGTCGGACAACTCCGCCCGGATCGTCTCCTGGCAACGGGTCGCCCGCTTCCCCGTAGTCGCGATGATCTCGCTCGCCGAGGAGGACGTGCTCGCCCCCTGGCGGAAACGAGCGTTGACCCAGGGCGCGCTGACGATCGGCCTGTGCCTCGTCATCCTGCTCCTGACCCGCATCATGTTTCAGCACCTCGACCGGTTGCGGGAGGCGCAGGCGACGCTCGCGGAGCAGCAGGAGCGGCAGCACCGGCTCGAGGAGCAGCTCCGCCACATCCAGAAAATCGAGGCGGTCGGGCAGTTGGCCGGCGGGGTGGCGCACGACTTCAACAACCTGTTGACGCCGATCATCGTTTCCGCCGAGCTGGCCCGCAGCGCGATTTCCCCGGGCGATCCGCTGAATGGGCGGATGGAGGGCATCCTCTCCGCTGCCCACAAGGCGAAGGATCTGACGCAGAAACTGCTCTCCGTCGCCCGCCGCCAGATGCTCTCCATGGCGCCGATCGACCTTAACCGTGTGGTGTCCGATCTCCGAGAGATCCTCCGGCGCACGATCCGGGAGGAGATCGAAATCGACATGCGCCTGTCTCCGGGGACGGCCTCCATCCTGGGCGATCAAGGGCAGATCGAGCAGATCCTGCTGAACCTGGCGGTCAATGCGCAGGACGCCATCGCGGGGCACGGCCGCATCGCCATCGAGACCGGCCGGGTGACGATCGACGACGCGTTAGCGGAGCGCAATCCCGGAATGCGGACGGGTCCCCACGTCTTCCTCTCCTTCTCCGACACCGGTTGCGGCATGGAAGCGGACGTGGTGGCGCATGTGTTCGAGCCGTTCTTCACCACGAAAGCGGTCGGCCAGGGCACGGGCTTGGGGCTGGCGACCGTCTACGGGATCGTGAAGCAGCACGAGGGCTACGTCCGCGTCGATAGCCGTTTGGGCGAGGGCACGACCTTTGTGATCTATTTCCCGGCGTGCAGCGCGGAGGAGGATCGCCGACCCGCTGCAGCGGCCCAAAACGAGCCGCCGAAGGCGCTTCCCGGGAACTGCGAGGTGCTTGTCGTCGAGGACAACGAGATGGTCCGGGCGTTGATCGTCGGCATGCTGGGCACGTTCGGCTACAAGGTGACCGAAACCGGGTCGCCCCGGGATGCGATCCGGATCGCCGGAGAGACGGGCCGGAAGATCGACCTGCTGATCTCCGACATGATCATGCCCGAGATGAACGGCCGGCAGGTGTATGACCTGATCCGGGCAACCCGCCCGTCGCTGCCGGCGCTCTTCATCTCCGGCTATACCCAGGACGCCTCGATCCCGGACGCCCAGCTCGGGAGGGGGGTCCGCTTCCTGAAGAAGCCGTTCACGGTCGGGGATTTTCTCGAGAACGTCCGGGCCTCCCTGGAGGGGCGTTGA
- a CDS encoding DNA-3-methyladenine glycosylase I, with amino-acid sequence MIRCPWAGEDPGMVRYHDEEWGTPQRDDRALFEFLILEGAQAGLSWSTILRKREAYRRAFLGFDPEKIARYADADMLRLLADPGIVRNRLKVKGAVRNARATLSLVEERGSLSDFLWEFVGGEPVVNAWRSMSEVPAQTDASRAMSRELLRRNFTFVGPTICYAFMQATGMVNDHLVDCFRHPPSR; translated from the coding sequence TTGATCCGCTGCCCCTGGGCGGGCGAAGATCCGGGGATGGTCCGCTATCACGACGAGGAGTGGGGGACGCCCCAGCGCGACGACCGGGCGCTGTTCGAGTTCCTGATTCTCGAGGGGGCGCAGGCCGGGCTTTCCTGGTCCACGATCCTGCGCAAGCGCGAGGCCTACCGCCGGGCGTTCTTGGGGTTCGACCCGGAGAAGATCGCCCGGTATGCGGACGCCGATATGCTTCGGCTGCTTGCCGATCCCGGCATCGTGCGCAATCGTCTCAAGGTCAAGGGGGCGGTCCGCAACGCGCGCGCGACGCTGTCGCTGGTCGAGGAGCGGGGTTCGCTATCGGATTTTCTCTGGGAATTCGTCGGGGGGGAGCCGGTCGTCAACGCATGGCGGTCGATGAGCGAGGTGCCCGCCCAGACCGACGCATCCCGGGCGATGAGCCGCGAACTTTTGCGCCGCAACTTCACCTTCGTGGGCCCCACGATCTGCTATGCCTTCATGCAGGCCACGGGCATGGTGAACGACCACCTGGTCGACTGCTTCCGCCATCCGCCGAGCCGTTAG
- the secG gene encoding preprotein translocase subunit SecG: MPSFIYPIVVTFHVIVSIALILIILLQTGKGADIGAVFGGGSSNTLFGSSGPTSFLSRLTAGAAVIFMFTSLFLAYSTGNRPSSSLMKGAVPMRQQMPQGMPGGMPPGAAGGQPGGPVPNPFQKGGAAPSAPAQPAGTPAPAAPAK, translated from the coding sequence ATGCCTTCTTTCATCTATCCGATCGTCGTCACGTTCCACGTCATCGTATCGATCGCCCTCATCCTGATCATCCTTCTCCAGACCGGGAAGGGCGCCGACATCGGCGCAGTCTTCGGCGGCGGCAGCTCCAACACGCTCTTCGGCTCGAGCGGCCCCACAAGCTTCCTCAGTCGGCTGACCGCGGGCGCGGCCGTCATCTTCATGTTCACGTCGCTCTTCCTCGCCTACTCCACGGGCAACCGCCCCTCGAGCAGCCTCATGAAGGGCGCCGTCCCGATGCGCCAGCAGATGCCCCAGGGCATGCCGGGCGGGATGCCTCCGGGGGCGGCGGGCGGCCAGCCCGGCGGCCCGGTTCCCAACCCGTTCCAGAAGGGCGGCGCGGCGCCCTCCGCGCCTGCACAGCCCGCGGGAACGCCCGCTCCGGCGGCCCCCGCGAAATAG